A region from the Panicum hallii strain FIL2 chromosome 1, PHallii_v3.1, whole genome shotgun sequence genome encodes:
- the LOC112885912 gene encoding uncharacterized protein LOC112885912: MDLANGRHGAPNGGVAAGAEETVVRRRKQMELVREAIHGLLDERRRDCQGEEKGLAARQQLQEEEEGLLSSLLTKLDALEGDPDSGISEPRSLHPNHQPRKGESSDEEVGLADVAKDLNKIKRQNTVTHLLLGAVIVLTAVWQVNEVSFLLWVQRKLSNPFKSLGDMIKSSLTLKGRKPMIESSPLPPVGVPDISRADLPMLVIGSTEDMDR, translated from the exons ATGGACCTGGCCAACGGGCGACACGGCGCCCCGAATGGCGGTGTCGCCGCCGGCGCGGAGGAGACGGTggtgaggaggaggaagcagaTGGAGCTGGTGCGGGAGGCCATCCACGGCCTCCTGGACGAGAGGAGGAGGGACTGCCAGGGGGAAGAGAAGGGCTTGGCGGCCAGGCAGCAGctgcaggaggaggaagaaggcctCCTCTCCTCGTTGCTCACCAAG CTCGATGCACTGGAAGGAGATCCAGATTCGGGCATTTCTGAACCACGCTCCCTGCACCCTAATCACCAGCCACGGAAAGGCGAGAGCAGCGACGAGGAGGTGGGGCTCGCCGACGTCGCCAAGGACCTGAACAAGATAAAGAGGCAGAACACGGTCACCCACCTCCTTCTCGGCGCCGTCATCGTCCTGACCGCCGTGTGGCAGGTCAACGAGGTGTCGTTCCTGCTCTGGGTGCAGCGCAAGCTGAGCAACCCGTTCAAGTCCCTGGGGGACATGATCAAGAGCTCCCTAACGCTCAAGGGGAGGAAGCCGATGATCGAGTCGTCGCCGCTGCCTCCGGTCGGCGTCCCCGACATCAGCCGGGCCGATCTCCCGATGCTCGTCATCGGCAGCACTGAGGACATGGACAGGTGA
- the LOC112885898 gene encoding J protein JJJ2-like, with protein MNADPSTQDAMEEEALKAKHAAERKFHARNIKGARRSAIKAHNLCPTLEGISQMISTLDVHLASESKIDGESDWYRILSLTTWADEEEVKKQYRKLALQLHPDKNKSVGAEAAFKLISEAWSVLSDKSRKMLYDQKRRDHSAMNGTNGLYGYDMKANKRARKNAAAAASVAVEATTRPAGADTFWTSCNRCRMQYEYLRIYLNHNLLCPNCHHAFMAVETGFPSNGTSSSFTWTTKAQQQKNHTTVDHSYQSASRTSSIPGTGHGAYQQENTYESYNSQSFQFNQYPKTTGAAAANGYSTQTLEKSKRKHEENYIYNYFSSGHEYPSGRGRHSKRRRNINNGYAYASVDCDGETVAGMTVIADAGRVNGTSGEKFRSAVSGRKANVLREIFQLDTRALLLEKAKAAVREKLQGLNILSSSQFAEKRKADRREKHVDNDIKVNGIYPDNPINKCKKYSSKDVHVEIPAADELNPEQKRVPVSIDVPDPDFHDFDKDRTERAFGNDQVWATYDSEDGMPRLYAMVQKVISTKPFRIRMSFLNSKSNSELAPINWIASGFTKTCGDFRVGRYNITETVNIFSHRVSWSKGPRGIIRIIPKKGDTWAVYQNWSSDWNELTPDDVIYKYEIVEVIDDFTEEQGVNVIPLLKVAGFKAVFRRNTGPDVVRRIPKEELFRFSHRVPSRLLTGEEKNNAPKGCHELDPAATPVHLLEVIADVKEDTAQGSSD; from the coding sequence ATGAATGCAGACCCAAGTACCCAAGATGCAATGGAGGAGGAAGCCCTCAAAGCAAAGCATGCAGCAGAGCGCAAGTTCCATGCACGTAATATCAAGGGTGCTCGGAGGTCAGCGATCAAGGCACATAACTTGTGCCCAACACTTGAGGGCATATCCCAGATGATTTCGACGCTTGACGTTCACCTCGCGTCTGAGTCGAAGATTGATGGGGAGAGTGATTGGTACAGGATACTGTCTCTCACTACCTGGGCTGATGAGGAGGAGGTGAAGAAACAGTACAGAAAGCTAGCTCTCCAGTTGCACCCAGACAAGAACAAGTCAGTTGGTGCAGAGGCTGCCTTCAAACTTATCTCGGAGGCATGGAGTGTGTTGTCTGACAAGAGCAGGAAGATGTTGTATGATCAGAAGAGGAGAGATCATTCAGCAATGAATGGGACCAATGGATTGTATGGTTACGATATGAAGGCCAATAAGCGAGCACGGAAAAATGCTGCAGCCGCTGCCTCAGTAGCAGTTGAGGCTACTACTCGTCCTGCAGGGGCTGACACATTCTGGACATCATGCAACCGCTGTAGGATGCAGTATGAGTACTTGAGAATTTATCTGAACCACAACCTTCTGTGCCCAAACTGTCACCATGCATTCATGGCTGTAGAAACTGGATTTCCCTCCAATGGAACCAGTTCATCATTCACCTGGACGACCAAGGCGCAGCAGCAAAAGAACCACACTACTGTTGATCATTCATATCAGTCAGCAAGCAGAACCTCAAGCATTCCAGGCACAGGACATGGAGCATACCAACAGGAGAATACTTATGAGTCGTACAATAGCCAAAGTTTCCAGTTCAATCAGTACCCCAAGACAACAggtgctgctgctgcaaatGGTTACAGTACACAAACCTTAGAGAAATCGAAAAGAAAACATGAGGAGAATTACATATACAATTACTTTTCAAGTGGCCATGAGTATCCATCAGGGCGTGGACGGCATTCAAAGAGGAGGCGGAATATTAATAATGGCTATGCCTATGCTTCTGTGGACTGTGATGGGGAGACTGTGGCTGGTATGACTGTGATTGCTGATGCAGGAAGGGTTAATGGTACGTCAGGGGAAAAGTTTAGATCTGCAGTAAGTGGAAGAAAAGCTAATGTCTTGAGGGAGATATTCCAACTTGACACCCGAGCTCTTCTTCTCGAGAAAGCCAAGGCAGCAGTTCGTGAAAAATTACAAGGCTTGAATATTTTGTCTTCTAGTCAGTTTGCAGAGAAAAGGAAAGCAGATAGAAGAGAGAAGCATGTCGACAACGATATAAAGGTTAATGGCATCTACCCTGACAATCCAATCAACAAATGTAAGAAATACAGCTCAAAAGATGTGCATGTCGAAATTCCTGCAGCTGATGAATTGAATCCGGAACAGAAGCGTGTACCTGTGTCCATAGATGTCCCTGACCCAGATTTCCATGATTTCGACAAAGATCGCACAGAAAGAGCTTTTGGCAATGATCAGGTGTGGGCTACATACGATAGTGAAGATGGCATGCCTCGCCTATATGCAATGGTACAGAAAGTTATATCAACGAAACCTTTCAGGATCCGAATGAGTTTCCTCAATTCTAAGTCCAACAGTGAACTGGCACCAATAAACTGGATCGCCTCAGGTTTCACAAAGACATGTGGTGATTTTAGGGTTGGAAGATACAACATTACTGAAACAGTCAACATCTTTTCCCACAGAGTTAGCTGGAGTAAAGGTCCTCGGGGAATTATCAGGATTATTCCAAAGAAAGGTGATACATGGGCCGTGTACCAGAACTGGTCTTCTGATTGGAATGAGCTTACACCAGATGATGTGATATACAAATATGAGATAGTAGAAGTGATTGACGATTTCACTGAGGAGCAAGGTGTGAATGTCATCCCGTTGCTGAAGGTAGCCGGTTTCAAAGCGGTGTTCCGCAGGAACACAGGCCCGGATGTGGTCAGAAGAATACCAAAGGAAGAGCTTTTCCGTTTCTCACATCGTGTTCCCTCTCGTCTGCTCACTGGGGAAgaaaaaaataatgctccaaAAGGTTGCCATGAGTTGGACCCTGCCGCTACTCCAGTCCACCTTCTTGAGGTTATTGCAGATGTTAAGGAAGATACTGCACAGGGAAGTTCAGATTAG
- the LOC112893469 gene encoding uncharacterized protein LOC112893469: protein MAGVECEPKVTHSKGKAESLSGEECSLEERASKRIDCSEAEKGPAAPVVTGGEGEEASAKKMWRLPREEVNWILSQSNEPVDPEIRALKRANPSLVPSPEEDEYMVLLYACARDCYDNEAML, encoded by the coding sequence ATGGCCGGCGTCGAGTGTGAGCCGAAGGTCACCCATAGCAAAGGAAAGGCGGAGTCTCTGTCCGGCGAGGAGTGTTCGCTGGAGGAACGTGCCAGTAAAAGGATCGACTGTTCCGAGGCGGAGAAGGGGCCGGCAGCgccggtggtcaccggcggcgaagGAGAGGAGGCTTCAGCGAAGAAGATGTGGCGGCTGCCCAGGGAAGAGGTCAATTGGATCCTCTCCCAGTCGAACGAACCTGTCGATCCTGAGATCCGGGCCCTGAAGCGTGCCAATCCGTCGCTGGTGCCGTCGCCGGAGGAGGACGAGTACATGGTGCTCCTCTACGCATGTGCCCGCGACTGTTACGACAAtgaagcaatgttgtag